The DNA region TCTTAACTTCAGGCGGGAAACCCAACGCAATGGAAGGAAGGGAGAAATTGAAAGAACTTATCGACGGTTATTCGCATAAAATAAATATCCTCATCGGAGGCGGGGTTCGCTCAGAAAATATAGCGGAACTGAAGTCTTTTACTGGCGGAACTTTTTTCCACTCCTCTGCAATTATGAAATACGACACTTTTGCAGATGATGGCGAGATTAAGAAGTTGAAGCAGCTGTCGTCGTAGTTATTCGCGAACAAGCGGCAACGTCGAACACCTCAACAATCCTCCCATTTTAGAAATCTCGCGGTACGGAATTTCTTCCACGGTCATTCCCCATTCGTTTCGCAGGTGGTCGTTCATTCGGGTGAAAGCTTTGTCGGACACCACAATTTCGGGCGAGATCGAAAAAATATTCGGGTACATTTCAAACATTTCCTCATCAGTGACGTGGAAGCAGTTTTCCTCACCGAAAATGTCGAGGATTAAAGTATAGTCGCTCTCGTCCACAAAACCGTTTTTATAGATAATGCATTTGTCTTTGCCAACTGGGTTGAAAGTACAGTCTAAATGCAGGATTCCCTTAAAAGGTTCCTTGTCGTTTTTCTTCAGTTCAAAATCGAGAATCCTTTTCTTTGGGAAATATTCTTTCAGGATTTCGATGGCGTATTCGTTGGTACGTGCGGTTTTGAAACTTCGGTAATCCTCGCTGTAGCACGTTCCGATGAAGAGATAGTCGTTCCAGACGATCACGTCGCCACCTTCAATGTGTGCAGTTTCAGGAAGATTGATGATGTCGCGCCATTTCACCTCCTCGAAGATTTTCTTATAGGCGTCCTGTTCATCGGCTCTGTCGGAGATTACATTAGAAATAATCATCTTGTCATCAATTACAAAAGCTACGTCTCTTGCAAAAACCTGGTTGTAGTTTTCGATAATTTCCGGACGGAAAACTTGCACATCATACTTTCTCAAAACCTTTTCAAATTCTGTCATTTCGTGGATGATGTCCTCTTCTTTTGGGTAGATTCCCTTTTGGATCGTGTCATAAGATTTTGCGTCGTAGCTTTCCTCAAGCGTCGGAATTTTTCCCATGGAACCAGGTTGACCCAATACGACGGATTTTAAGCGTGCAGTCTCGTTCTTGATGTTCAGTTTCATAAAAATGGTGCTTGCAACAAATTTAAAGAAAGCAATCGGAGTGGCGAAATTTTTTTCGGCTGACGATTTTTCCTATATTTTAGGGAATTTTGACAAATTTACCTGTTATAAGACACTAACCTGTCACGAAAAAAACCATCAAAAATTAAAATGGGATTAAAATCTTATAAATGCTGTTAAAATATCGTTAAAACTGAAACAAACGGGTTTTGGTTAATACTTATTTAGCATTAAATTTGTTCAGTAAACATTCAGAGTTTAAGATTGGTATATTGAAAAATATGGATAAGAAATTTTCTTTACCCCTCCCTAAAGGGTGGAAAATTTCTCTCAAAATTGATAGACTCAAAAGAAAAAGATAAATTATATGACGATGAAGAATAACCTAAAAAAACTGATTCCTTATGCTTTCGTGGGTGTGATCTCAGGAGCGACTACTTTTGGTGCGATTAATTATTTCGGGGTGAAGAATAGTGATTCCGAGTTTTCTTATTTTGCGCCGAAAAACAATAGCGATGCAAAGTTTGCATCATTCAATATGACGGGAGTTGGAGACGACTTTGTGAAAGCTTCCAAGATGACGGTTCCTGCGGTCGTAAGTATCAAAAATTTTTCCGACAGAAACACGCAGAGAAGCGACCAGGATTTGTTTGACCTGTTTTTCGGAAACCCGTTCGGAAACAATCAGAGACAACAGCAGCAACAACCGAAGGTTGAAATGCCACGAGGAATGGGATCTGGTGTGATCATTTCGCCGGACGGCTATATTATTTCCAACAACCACGTGGTTGCAGGAGCTACGAAACTTGAAGTTCAGCTTTCAAATAAGAAAACATACATCGCGAATTTGGTGGGAACCGATCCTACAACCGATATCGCACTTTTGAAAATTGAAGAAAAAGGATTGCCTTACCTGAACTTTGCCAATTCCGACAATGTGGAAGTTGGTCAATGGGTTTTGGCGGTAGGAAATCCGATGGGGCTGAATTCCACCGTTACTGCAGGAATTGTTTCCGCAAAAGGAAGAAGCATTGATTTACTCAGCCAACAGTCGAAAACGCCGATTGAGAACTTTATCCAGACCGATGCTGCGATTAATCCAGGAAATTCAGGTGGAGCTTTGGTTAATCCAAACGGCGAACTGATTGGGATCAACTCCGCAATTTCTTCAAAAACAGGATATTACGAAGGGTATGGTTTTGCTGTGCCTTCGAATCTTGCAAGAAAAGTTGTAGAAGACATCAAGAAGTTTGGTTTGGTTCAGCGGGGCTTTTTAGGGGTCCGTTCTTTTGACCTTTCTGACCAAAGAGCAGTTGCGCAGTATAACCAGCAGAATAAAACGAATATCAAATCCAGAGACGGAGTTTATATTACCGACGTTACTGCAAAAGGCGGTGCAGAAGATGCGGGATTGAGAACTGGGGACATCATTACAAAAGTTGACAACACGGTGGTTTCAAGCTATTACGATCTTTCTTTCGCTGTCGGAAGTAAAAGACCGGGTGACCAAGTTGCAATTACCTACCTAAGAAACGGGAAAGAAAATATTGCAAACGTTACCTTGAAAGATGAAAAAGGCGGAACTTCTTTCCGAAGCAAAGCTGATATGACCGTTACCGAAAAAATCGGATCGGAGTTTGAACCATTAAGTGAAAAATTCAAAACCGATTATGGACTGAACAGCGGTGTGATTGCAAAAAATGTTCAGGACGGAAGCGAAATGGCCAAAATCGGAGTTGTGGATAATTACATCGTGATCGAAGTCAACGGAAAACCTGTAAACTCGCAGAAAGATATAGAGAAAATCCTCGACAAGTACCAAGGAAACGTTCAGGTGAAATATGTCGATGAGTACGGAAGGATTACGACGAGAGGTTTTAAGATGCCGTAGGTTTTAATTGAAAAATTAATAATGAATAATTAATAATTGTAAAACGGAAATTTTCTTTACCCCTTCCGATAATTATCGGAACTAAAGGGAGAAAAATTTCCTTCAAGAAAAAAATCAATTTCTTAAATAGCAAAAACGCAACTTTCTTAAGGTTGCGTTTTTTTGTTTTGGAGTTTTCTGAGCCGTTTCTTTTTCCGTTCGTAAATGACCTCGGTAATTTTTCCGCCGATCCACGCAAAAGGGAAGAACGTAAGAAAGATGAGGATTTTGTAAAAAGTAGGGTGATACGGAAAGATGATAATATCGAGCATCGCCACAAAAAGCAGGATAAACCCGATCAGAATTGCGTAGGCGACTTTGGCGTATTTCACGATAATTGCCGTTGCAACACCACCTACAGTCGCACCAATTCCCGAAGAAATAAGCAGTGCCACGAAAAAGTACGGTTTATGTTCAACGCTTTTCAGAACCCGCTCCCATTGTTGGAAAGGCGTGATCGCCTCATAATTGATCCACGATGGGTTCAGCCGGATTCCCAAAGAAATAATGAGCCCCGAAACAGCAAGGCCCACAATTACCGCCAAAGTATTCCTCAGAAAGTTCATTTAGAATTGGTGCGCAATCATCGAGATTTCAATATCCACATTTTTCGGAAGGCAGGAAACCTGAACCGTTTCGCGTGCCGGGAAAGATTCCGCATCGAGGTAGGAAGCGTAGATTTCGTTCATCGCTGCAAAATCGTCCATATTCTTCAAAAAGATGGTTGCCTTCACCACGTTTTTGAAGGTCATTCCCGCTTCAGTGAGAATCGCTTCGAGATTTTTCATCACCTGGTGCGTCGCTTTTTCAATGCCTTCTTCCAGTTTTCCAGTTTCAGAATTCATCGGTATCTGTCCGGAAATGTAGAGGATTCCATTGGCGAGATTCGCCTGTGAATAAGGCCCGATCGCGGCAGGAGCATGTGGAGTAGAAATCAATTTTTTCATAGCGTTTACGTTCTGGTCAATTTAATCAACAAATATAAAACTTATTAAACAACGATGGAAACCTTTTCTTGAGAGCATGTTTAAATTTTATTCAAAAAAAAATAGTATCGGAAATTTTCTTTACCTCGACCCTAAAGGGCGGAAAATTTAGTACGAAATAAACCTAAATTTGCTCCTTTTACGGTCGGGGTAATCAAATTTAGGTTTACTTCGAAAAATTAAATGTGCTATCAGTTTACACCACAACTTTTAAGCAATGGATTTTTAATTTTATTTACATTAAATAAACAGCACTAAAAAGGTGCGTTCGGCTGTGTGATGCTGTTGTCTTTGTACTTCAGCGCATCTCGCAGAATATTGGCTTTGATTCCGATGAAGAAATCGTACACCTTATACTGACCGAAAGGAATCCAGTTGAAATTGATGGTAAAACTTCGCTGGTCTCTCGAGATTCCGATTCGGGTGTTGGCAATTTCTTTGGTCACCACGTCGTAATAAAGGTTTCCGTTCAGATTCCAGTACGGCGTAAGTTTGATGTTCCCGTCCAAACCGACTGAAGCCATTTTGTTTCCGAAGCGGGTCAAACTTTTGGTGTAGGAATATTGAGCATTGACGTTCAAAGTCCACGGTTGCTCGAATCGGGAATAATGGTCATCGTCGAAATAATAGTTTTCGTTTCGGATTTCGCCCTTGGTCGGATATTTTTTAGCCAGGTCGGTTTTTTCTTTGCCCTTGAAAAGTTCGCTGCTCAAAGGATAAGAAAGTTGTGCGTTGAAACCCTGCACGCTGAAATGCCCGAAATTTTCCGTTCTGATTCCTGTGTTTTCACCCGGAGCAAACAAAATTTGATAGGGTTCGAGTGTAAGACTTGAGTTAATGTTGAGCTTCTCGAAGAGCGTCGTCTGTCCGCTGAATTGGAACATCGACCATTTGTGGGAAGGTGCCGCGAAATTGTAACTCGTGTTGAAATTCAGTGTTTCAAAGATTTTCAGTTTTTTTACTCCTGTGGAATCTTTCTTGGAATTGACTTTCATCTCTAAATTGTTCCCGATCGAAATCGTCATTGCCTGTACCAAATGCGAACTTGGCGAACCGACAATTCCACGGTCAAAGATGGAATATTGAGTCATCTCTCCGCGGTCGTTGTAGTAGTTTTTGTAGTAACCGAATGATGCTGCCGAAAAATCTGGTGCATAACTGAAACCAATTTGCGGTGTCACCATATGTCGAATCGCCTGAATCGTAGAACCTTTCTTGAAGTTCAACATTCCGTAAAGAACCGTCTGCAAACTCGCACTGGTAGAAAAAGAAGAGTATCCAGCAATTTTTTTGTTCAGAACATCTTCTACTTTATTGTCTAAAGGATTATAGAATCTCGTTAGAGTTTTCGTTGTCAAAGCATTGTCGATATTGGCTGAAATCGAGAAGGTGAAATATTTTGCCAAGGTCGTATTGGTTCCCAAAGAAATGTTATTTTTCAAACCTGTCTGCAGCTTATCCCACATCGGTTGTTTGAAAAGTTCCCCTGCGTCGGTCTGCACATAATTATTAAAATTCAGTCCGGTGTTTACGGTGATGTTTTCAAGCAGTCCCTGTCTTACTCCCGTTTTGGGTTTAAACAAATAGAACTGGTTGATCGCTACGTTCATCACCGGTAATTTAAGATCCGAAAGTCCTGTCGAAAAGTTTTGTGAATAAGACATGGAACCCGTAATCGTAACCGGAAGTGTGAGAAACCGCTTGGTCATACTCACCGATGAGTTCTGCTGCGCGTTCAGGTTGTGCTGGTTAAATGCGTAATTATTGTTGACGGTATTGTTGTAGAATTTCTGACTCACCACATCGACGGATGCCGAGAAAGTGAGAAACGGATTGGCTTTGGTATCCTGCTGATGTCGCCACGCGATTCTGTAGGTGCCGCTTTTTTGGTAATCCGACAGTCCCTTGATTCCCCGAACTGTAGTTCCCACATCGGCAGAAAAATTCCCCGAGTAACGGTAACTCTTTCTGTAGTTCACTTCAGGTCGCACATTCCAGCTTCCTTTGGTATAAATGTCGGTCAGTAATTTCAGGTCAAAATGTTCGCCGATTGGTTGGTAATAACCAAGTCCGTTGAGGTAAAACCCTACATCCTCTCTTTCACCAAAACTTGGGATCAGGATTCCCGCGCTTCTTTTGTCGGAAAACGGAAGGATTGCGAAAGGCATTATTAATGGAGTCGGAACTTGCTCGATATACATTTGGATCGGTCCCGTTATCACTTGCGATTTTTTTTCGCCTTTGATCAGTTTGATGTTCGGTGCGAGTAGGTAGTAATCAGCGGTGGTGTCTTTTTTCTTGATGAAATATTCGTCCGTGGTGTACATTCCGCGACGCATAAAGAATACGGAATCGTTGTATTTCTTGGTTTTTTCGGCCACGATTACGCCCTCGCTTTCTTCGGTTCTGGCGTTCAGCGCGATTGCCTGTTTCGTTTTGATATTGTAGGTAAACTCGTCGTATTCGTATTTTTTTCCTGCCTGTGTCGCGATGGCGGGAGTTTTTATCCTTCCTAAAGAATCCAGTTCGCCGCGTGCGAAGATCAGGGATTTGTCCCAGTCGATAGAGATATAGTCGGCGTCGATCTGCATATCCTGGTATTTTACCTGCGCCTTTTTTTTGAGGAAGGTCATCTTCTTCGGGATGTCGTTTCGGATGTTGTCGGCCTTTGTTTCTACCACGGCTTCAAGGGATTCCTTCTTTACGACGACGGTATCCTTTTTTTGAACAGTAGTGTTAACTCCCTTATTTTCAGGCAAATTTTGAGCAGACAAATGTGCTAAAATATTGTTAAAAATTAGGAAAATTAAAAATAGTAATATATTTTTGAAGCCGGTTTTGACCAATGCTGTAATTTCTGTATTCGGGCTCAAAATTAACATTATTTTTAAAATCAAGAGATGATTATCAACAGATTTTCCCTTAAAAAATATTTCTTTCTCCTTTTATTATTAAGCTTCACATTCGCAGGTGCGCAGAAAAAATTCACGGTGGTATTAGATGCAGGACATGGTGGAAGCGATTTTGGCGCCAACAGAGTTTATCCCGAAACAGGGCGTCTCAACGAGAAAGACGTTACGCTTGCAATTGTTTTGAAGGTAGGAAGGATGCTTGAAAAAAACAAGGACTACAAAATTATCTATACCCGAAAAATCGATGAGTATCCGTCGTTATTAGACCGCACGAATCTTGCCAATAGAAGCAAGGCCGACTTGTTTATTTCGGTTCACTGTAACGCAAGTCCGCGGACCGCACCTTACGGAACTGAAACTTTTGTGCAGGGACCCGACCAGAATAAAACCAATCTGGAAGTAGCTAAAGCCGAAAACGACGTGATCTTCCTCGACGAGAAGGACCGGGAAATGTTCGCTTCCTACGATCCGAAATCTCCCGAATCACTAATCGCACTCAAAATCCAGCAAAGCAAATATTTGGAAAGCAGTCTCCTGTTCGGCAGTTTTGTGGAAGAAAATTTTGAAAAGAAGGATAAAAGATTTTCTCGTGGCGTAAAACAGCAGAACTTGCACGTATTAAGGTTGAACGCGATGCCATCCGTTTTGATCGAGACCGGTTTTATCAGCAATTATGACGACGCGATGTATCTCGCTTCCGAAAAGGGACAGAATGAAATCGCGGAAAGTATTTACAATGCAATTTTAAGCTATAAGAAAGCGATTGACCGAAACAAATCCGTCGCACAGGAGCCAGCGAAACCGGAAGAGAAGCCACTGAAAAATGATTTCAGAATTCTACTGATGTCTTCTCCGATGAAGTACAACAGCACCGATCCTGCTTTGAAGGGATTAAGCGATATTGTTACTATTAAAGAAGGCACACTATATAAGTACTATTATAGTGTAACCAATTTCGCTTCTGTGCGCGACAATAATCTGAGGTCAGCAAAAGACGCCGGTTTCCAGAATTCAACTTCCATATCGTTTGTTCCTGACCAAAAACTTGGCGTGGGATATTATACACTTGAATTGGCGGTAACCGAACAGAAACTTAGCTCCAACTCACCAATGCTTGGAACTCTGAAAGATGTTAACCGCGACAAGGTTGCAGGCAAATTCTACTATACTTACGGCAAGTTCAGCACTTTGGAGGAAGCGCTAAAAACCCAGAAAGAAATCGAAGGAAAAGGAGTGAAGAACACGGTAATCCAGAAAGTTACCAAGTAACCGCAGTTGCAGATTAAAAACATTATTTATATTTTTGCACACTCCAAAAACAGAGGCCTATTCCTTGGGAAGTTGTTTATACAGAAACAGAGGAAAACTGGGAGGATGCTAGAAAGCGGGAGAAGTTTCTGAAAAGCAGCGACGGATTAAAGTTTCTGAAAGAACTTGGCCTATTCGTCTAGTGGTTAGGACTCAAGATTTTCATTCTTGCAACAGAGGTTCGATTCCTTTATAGGCTACAATAAAACACACGAATCAAGATATTAAGAAACAGGAAAGTCATTTATATCTGGCTTCGAAAAAAAGAATTCCACGAGCTTGGTACGTGCTTTTCCAACGACGAATTGTTTGAAGGAAAAAATATTTTAAAAATTATTTGCAAGGTTAAAAAAAAGTTATATCTTTGCACCCACATTTAGGAAACGATATGGCAAATCATAAATCAGCACTCAAAAGAATCAGACAAAACGCAGTGAAAAGATTGCGTAACAGATACTATCACAAAACTGCAAGAACAGCTGTGAAAGTATTGAGAAATGAAGAAGACAAAAAAGTTGCTACCGAGCAGTTGCCAAAGGTAATTTCTTTGTTGGACAAATTGGTGAAGAAAAACATCATCCACAAAAACAAAGCAGCTAACCTAAAAAGCAAATTAGCTAAGCACGTTAACAAACTTGCTTAATTAAATAAAGAGTCCGGCCCGTTCGTCTATCGGTTAGGACCTCAGATTTTCATTCTGGTAAGAGGGGTTCGATTCCCCTACGGGCTACAAAACTTCCGAAATAATTTCGGAAGTTTTTTTATGTCTTATTCCAGCAATAATCCATGGCGTGAGCTCATTATACAAAATCAGAAATTGCACTAATGATTACTTATTGGTAACATTGTGGTAACAGAACTCGTAGTGCACTATATGTTTGCCACGAAATCGAAGATTCGATAGAGTCAATACACGAATATTATCAAAAACGTTGAATCTTTTCTTAATTAAATGAATGATCTGCATTCAAGTTATGGGTGTGGAGTTGTTTCATTGATAAAATTCTAATAATGTCTAATTCGTGAATTCGTGGCTAAACAAATTTTCTGATTTTTTCAGCTTATTTTTCGATGGATAATGCACTACGGGTTAACAGAATAAACTAGAAATGTTAAGCAGATTCAGGTGAAACTTTTTATCTTTGAGTAAATCTTTCAACTTTATATGAAAATCCTCATCCTCAACGGGCCAAACCTCAATCTGCTCGGAACTCGCGAACCAGAAATTTATGGGAAAACCTCAATGGAAGATTACCTGGAAAAACTTCAGGAAGAGTTTTCTGAGCACACACTACTTTATTTTCAATCTAATGTGGAAGGCGAAATCATCAACAGAATTCAGCAGGACGATTTCGATGCGCTTGTCATTAATCCCGGAGCTTTTACGCACTATTCCTACGCGATTGCCGATTGTTTGAAGAATATTTCAAAACCGAAAGTCGAAGTCCACATCTCCAATATTTATAAACGGGAGGAATTCCGGCAGAAATCTGTCACTGCATCCAATACCGAAGGTGTTCTCAGCGGATTCGGAATGAATGGTTACCGACTAGCTATACTGAGCATCATCCCTTAAACTTAATCGATATTTAAAATAAGGGCATCAGATTTTGATTATTTTTAATAAAGTTTCATCATGAAAAATTCAGCTTTCTGTCTCATTTTTTTCGTTTTCGGGTTCGCTTTCCTCCAATCGCAAACAAAAGATCCCCGTTATCAACCAAAGGAATACGTTGAGATCACACATCCCGAATGGAGCAAAAACGCCACGATTTACGAAGTAAATATTCGTCAATACACTCCTGAAGGCACCTTCAAGGCATTTGAAAAACACTTGCCGCGTCTCAAAAAGATGGGAGTCGATATTCTTTGGCTCATGCCAATTCATCCGATCGGTGAAAAAAATCGGAAGGGAACTTTGGGAAGCTATTATTCCGTCAAAAATTTCAGAGCGATTAATCCAGAATTTGGAACCATGCAGGATTTCAAAAACTTAGTCAATAAAATTCATTCCATGGGAATGTATGTCATTATCGACTGGGTAGGAAATCATTCAGCTTGGGACAATCCACTTGCAAAAGAGCACCCCGATTGGTATACCAAAACCCGTGAAGGAAATTTTCAGCCAACTCCGTGGTACGATTGGGATGATGTGATTGATTTTGATTACGACCATCCCGATTTGAGAAAATATATGACCGAATCACTGAAATTTTGGGTAAAGGAAACTAATATCGACGGTTACCGTGCGGATGTTGCCGGATTTATTCCCGTAGATTTCTGGGAAAACGCGAGAAAGGAACTCGATGAAATAAAACCTGTTTTCATGCTTGCTGAATGGGAAAGTCGCGACCTTTACAAGAAATCTTTCGATATGACGTATTCGTGGACTTTGTGGGATAAACTTCGCGAAGCAACCAATCACCAGAAGCTCCCCGGATTGGTAGAATATTTGTCGCACGACGTGAATTCCGTACCGAGAAATGCTTACAGAATGACCTTTACCGACAATCACGACAAGAATTCCTGGGAAGGAAATCCCTATCTGAATTTTGGAGACGGGCTGAAAACCGCTATTGTAATGACCGGCGTTGTGAACGGGATGATGCTTTGCTACAGCGGCCAAGAAGCTGGACTGAACAGAAGTTTAAAGTTTTTTGAAAAAGATCCTATTGTATGGAAACACGACGAAAACGAAATCCTCTTCGAAAAGCTATTTCATCTTAAGCATAAAAACCAGGCACTCTGGAACGGAAAATACGGTGGCGAAATGATTCGTGTCAAAAATAATCACGAAGACAAAGTAATTTCATTCTACCGCGAAAAAAACGACGACGCCGTCCTTCCGATTCTCAATTTCTCAGACAAACCTGTTGATTTACAGCTCGAAACAAAATACTTCCAAGGGAAATACCGCGAACTTTTTACAGAAAAGGTTTTTATTATTAAGGAAAATTCCACATTCCAACTTCCTGCGTGGTCTTACCTTGTCTTGGTTAAGGAATAATTTTTGCTGCAAAAATGTTTTACTTTAAGTTATGAAAAAGATCCTCCCAATATTTCTCATTGCATTCCTAGGTTCTTGTACCAAAGAAAAAGAAACGATTACCGACACCAAAATTTCTGATTCAGCACTCGTTTTACCGCAAGACAGCGTTGAAGTTCCGGAGATAAAAAACCCGGAAGCAACTGCTGTGTTCCAGATCAATCCACTCGATGTTTCATCAGGAAAAGGCAGATCGGTTTTCACTGAAAATGGAAAAACTATATTTTATTTTGAGCAAAACGCCAACAAAGGGAGCATCAGAATTGACGGCAAAGATTATCCACTAAACAGCTACGACTTCAACGAAAACAACTACACTCTTTCCGGTGACCAAGTAAAAATTGAGGCGACCAACGGCGACTTCAAAGACCAAACCGGTAATTGTGTAAACGGAGTTTTTCCAGAAGTAAAGGTTACATACAAAGATAAAGTTTTGAATCTCACCAATGTTTCGGTCCAGGATTGTCCAGATTTTTAAGTTTGGGTTTAAAACTGCTTAAACAAATACCTGTTCGGATAACTCAATCGATCGCTTTG from Chryseobacterium suipulveris includes:
- a CDS encoding N-acetylmuramoyl-L-alanine amidase family protein, which translates into the protein MIINRFSLKKYFFLLLLLSFTFAGAQKKFTVVLDAGHGGSDFGANRVYPETGRLNEKDVTLAIVLKVGRMLEKNKDYKIIYTRKIDEYPSLLDRTNLANRSKADLFISVHCNASPRTAPYGTETFVQGPDQNKTNLEVAKAENDVIFLDEKDREMFASYDPKSPESLIALKIQQSKYLESSLLFGSFVEENFEKKDKRFSRGVKQQNLHVLRLNAMPSVLIETGFISNYDDAMYLASEKGQNEIAESIYNAILSYKKAIDRNKSVAQEPAKPEEKPLKNDFRILLMSSPMKYNSTDPALKGLSDIVTIKEGTLYKYYYSVTNFASVRDNNLRSAKDAGFQNSTSISFVPDQKLGVGYYTLELAVTEQKLSSNSPMLGTLKDVNRDKVAGKFYYTYGKFSTLEEALKTQKEIEGKGVKNTVIQKVTK
- a CDS encoding RidA family protein, producing MKKLISTPHAPAAIGPYSQANLANGILYISGQIPMNSETGKLEEGIEKATHQVMKNLEAILTEAGMTFKNVVKATIFLKNMDDFAAMNEIYASYLDAESFPARETVQVSCLPKNVDIEISMIAHQF
- a CDS encoding putative LPS assembly protein LptD, with amino-acid sequence MLILSPNTEITALVKTGFKNILLFLIFLIFNNILAHLSAQNLPENKGVNTTVQKKDTVVVKKESLEAVVETKADNIRNDIPKKMTFLKKKAQVKYQDMQIDADYISIDWDKSLIFARGELDSLGRIKTPAIATQAGKKYEYDEFTYNIKTKQAIALNARTEESEGVIVAEKTKKYNDSVFFMRRGMYTTDEYFIKKKDTTADYYLLAPNIKLIKGEKKSQVITGPIQMYIEQVPTPLIMPFAILPFSDKRSAGILIPSFGEREDVGFYLNGLGYYQPIGEHFDLKLLTDIYTKGSWNVRPEVNYRKSYRYSGNFSADVGTTVRGIKGLSDYQKSGTYRIAWRHQQDTKANPFLTFSASVDVVSQKFYNNTVNNNYAFNQHNLNAQQNSSVSMTKRFLTLPVTITGSMSYSQNFSTGLSDLKLPVMNVAINQFYLFKPKTGVRQGLLENITVNTGLNFNNYVQTDAGELFKQPMWDKLQTGLKNNISLGTNTTLAKYFTFSISANIDNALTTKTLTRFYNPLDNKVEDVLNKKIAGYSSFSTSASLQTVLYGMLNFKKGSTIQAIRHMVTPQIGFSYAPDFSAASFGYYKNYYNDRGEMTQYSIFDRGIVGSPSSHLVQAMTISIGNNLEMKVNSKKDSTGVKKLKIFETLNFNTSYNFAAPSHKWSMFQFSGQTTLFEKLNINSSLTLEPYQILFAPGENTGIRTENFGHFSVQGFNAQLSYPLSSELFKGKEKTDLAKKYPTKGEIRNENYYFDDDHYSRFEQPWTLNVNAQYSYTKSLTRFGNKMASVGLDGNIKLTPYWNLNGNLYYDVVTKEIANTRIGISRDQRSFTINFNWIPFGQYKVYDFFIGIKANILRDALKYKDNSITQPNAPF
- a CDS encoding trypsin-like peptidase domain-containing protein gives rise to the protein MKNNLKKLIPYAFVGVISGATTFGAINYFGVKNSDSEFSYFAPKNNSDAKFASFNMTGVGDDFVKASKMTVPAVVSIKNFSDRNTQRSDQDLFDLFFGNPFGNNQRQQQQQPKVEMPRGMGSGVIISPDGYIISNNHVVAGATKLEVQLSNKKTYIANLVGTDPTTDIALLKIEEKGLPYLNFANSDNVEVGQWVLAVGNPMGLNSTVTAGIVSAKGRSIDLLSQQSKTPIENFIQTDAAINPGNSGGALVNPNGELIGINSAISSKTGYYEGYGFAVPSNLARKVVEDIKKFGLVQRGFLGVRSFDLSDQRAVAQYNQQNKTNIKSRDGVYITDVTAKGGAEDAGLRTGDIITKVDNTVVSSYYDLSFAVGSKRPGDQVAITYLRNGKENIANVTLKDEKGGTSFRSKADMTVTEKIGSEFEPLSEKFKTDYGLNSGVIAKNVQDGSEMAKIGVVDNYIVIEVNGKPVNSQKDIEKILDKYQGNVQVKYVDEYGRITTRGFKMP
- the aroQ gene encoding type II 3-dehydroquinate dehydratase encodes the protein MKILILNGPNLNLLGTREPEIYGKTSMEDYLEKLQEEFSEHTLLYFQSNVEGEIINRIQQDDFDALVINPGAFTHYSYAIADCLKNISKPKVEVHISNIYKREEFRQKSVTASNTEGVLSGFGMNGYRLAILSIIP
- the rpsT gene encoding 30S ribosomal protein S20, with the translated sequence MANHKSALKRIRQNAVKRLRNRYYHKTARTAVKVLRNEEDKKVATEQLPKVISLLDKLVKKNIIHKNKAANLKSKLAKHVNKLA
- a CDS encoding alpha-amylase family glycosyl hydrolase, coding for MKNSAFCLIFFVFGFAFLQSQTKDPRYQPKEYVEITHPEWSKNATIYEVNIRQYTPEGTFKAFEKHLPRLKKMGVDILWLMPIHPIGEKNRKGTLGSYYSVKNFRAINPEFGTMQDFKNLVNKIHSMGMYVIIDWVGNHSAWDNPLAKEHPDWYTKTREGNFQPTPWYDWDDVIDFDYDHPDLRKYMTESLKFWVKETNIDGYRADVAGFIPVDFWENARKELDEIKPVFMLAEWESRDLYKKSFDMTYSWTLWDKLREATNHQKLPGLVEYLSHDVNSVPRNAYRMTFTDNHDKNSWEGNPYLNFGDGLKTAIVMTGVVNGMMLCYSGQEAGLNRSLKFFEKDPIVWKHDENEILFEKLFHLKHKNQALWNGKYGGEMIRVKNNHEDKVISFYREKNDDAVLPILNFSDKPVDLQLETKYFQGKYRELFTEKVFIIKENSTFQLPAWSYLVLVKE
- a CDS encoding dimethylarginine dimethylaminohydrolase family protein; this translates as MKLNIKNETARLKSVVLGQPGSMGKIPTLEESYDAKSYDTIQKGIYPKEEDIIHEMTEFEKVLRKYDVQVFRPEIIENYNQVFARDVAFVIDDKMIISNVISDRADEQDAYKKIFEEVKWRDIINLPETAHIEGGDVIVWNDYLFIGTCYSEDYRSFKTARTNEYAIEILKEYFPKKRILDFELKKNDKEPFKGILHLDCTFNPVGKDKCIIYKNGFVDESDYTLILDIFGEENCFHVTDEEMFEMYPNIFSISPEIVVSDKAFTRMNDHLRNEWGMTVEEIPYREISKMGGLLRCSTLPLVRE